Proteins encoded in a region of the Melioribacteraceae bacterium genome:
- a CDS encoding Hsp20/alpha crystallin family protein has translation MTLIKFEPLREFESIHDRIQRYFDDFSNFGFQFSDNFNPRIDVSEDEKTYNVIAEIPGIKKENLKITLQDNILTIEGEKKKEEDSKEKNYYRSERIFGSFKRCFTLPSEVDSEKVDAKFEDGVLSVSLKKLEPQPKKEKVIELK, from the coding sequence ATGACACTTATCAAATTTGAACCATTAAGAGAATTCGAAAGTATTCACGACAGAATCCAGAGATACTTCGATGATTTCTCAAATTTCGGATTTCAATTTTCCGACAATTTTAATCCGAGAATAGATGTTTCAGAAGATGAGAAGACATACAACGTAATTGCTGAAATCCCCGGAATTAAAAAAGAGAATCTGAAAATCACATTACAAGATAACATTTTGACAATTGAAGGGGAAAAGAAAAAAGAAGAAGATTCAAAAGAAAAAAATTATTACAGATCCGAGAGAATTTTCGGAAGTTTTAAGAGATGTTTCACTCTGCCTTCGGAAGTTGATTCCGAAAAAGTGGATGCTAAGTTCGAAGACGGAGTTCTTAGTGTCAGTTTGAAAAAACTTGAACCGCAACCTAAGAAGGAAAAAGTAATTGAGCTGAAGTAA
- a CDS encoding biotin--[acetyl-CoA-carboxylase] ligase — protein MFNIEEFDIKLDTEFIGRNFIYSDEVESTNSTLLSSKEFGQNGTVLLAEHQTKGRGRKERIWISNSGQNLTFSILLKEDFKEKKINLINLGSSLAVAQALENLFQLNVELKWPNDVLVDKKKISGILLESTSKGNKINKVVVGVGINVNQPNFPGKFDIQPTSIRKEFKSIVSRERVLSEVLNLFEDIVDIWKKDPEKILNDWRNRCKLIGERIKIIEEDKIRTGIFNDIDEDGFLILKVADKLEKIHFGDVSLR, from the coding sequence GTGTTCAATATTGAAGAATTTGATATTAAGCTAGACACCGAATTTATCGGTAGGAATTTTATTTACAGCGACGAAGTTGAATCAACAAACTCCACCTTATTGTCCAGCAAAGAATTCGGCCAGAACGGTACAGTATTATTGGCCGAACATCAAACAAAAGGGAGAGGACGCAAAGAAAGAATTTGGATAAGTAATTCCGGACAGAATTTAACTTTTTCAATACTGTTGAAAGAGGATTTTAAAGAGAAGAAGATAAATCTGATTAATCTCGGTTCATCGCTGGCAGTTGCTCAGGCTCTTGAAAATCTATTTCAGTTAAATGTTGAATTGAAATGGCCTAATGATGTTCTGGTGGACAAGAAAAAAATCTCGGGAATTTTACTTGAGTCCACTTCCAAGGGGAATAAGATAAATAAAGTGGTTGTTGGAGTCGGGATTAACGTAAATCAACCTAACTTCCCCGGTAAATTTGATATACAACCGACTTCAATTAGAAAAGAATTTAAATCGATAGTAAGCAGAGAAAGGGTTTTAAGCGAAGTGTTAAATCTGTTTGAAGATATTGTTGACATCTGGAAAAAAGACCCGGAAAAAATTCTTAATGACTGGCGCAACAGATGCAAACTTATCGGCGAGCGGATCAAGATAATTGAAGAGGATAAAATCCGAACCGGAATATTTAATGATATAGACGAAGATGGATTTCTAATTTTGAAGGTTGCCGATAAGTTGGAAAAGATTCATTTCGGCGATGTAAGTCTGAGGTAA
- the dnaK gene encoding molecular chaperone DnaK, translating to MGKIIGIDLGTTNSCVAVMEGNEPVVIPNSEGGRTTPSVVAFTKTGERLVGQPAKRQAVTNPRNTIFSIKRFMGRRLDEVDTETKEVPYEVVGGDNGSARVKITDRLYSPPEISSMVLQKMKKTAEDYLGQEITEAVITVPAYFNDAQRQATKDAGEIAGLKVKRIINEPTAAALAYGLDKKHKDQIVAVYDLGGGTFDISILQIGEGVFEVKSTNGDTHLGGDDFDQRLIDFLADEFKKQEGIDLRKDPMALQRLKEAAEKAKIELSSSVQTDVNLPFITATQDGPKHLNITLTRSKFEQLVDDLFQRTVGPCEKAIKDAGLSASQIDEVILVGGSTRIPKVQEIVKKIFGKEPHKGVNPDEVVAVGAAIQGGVLAGDVKDVLLLDVTPLSLGIETLGGVMTVLIQSNTTIPTRKSEVFSTASDNQPSVEIHILQGERPMAADNRTLGRFHLDGLPPAPRGIPQIEVSFDIDANGILNVFAKDKATNKEQSIRITSSSGLSKDEVEKMKQQAKEHAAEDKKKKEGVEIRNNADNLVFQTKKQIQELGDKVPADVKSRLENEITKVEDALKTNDSDAIKSATEGLTKVWNEVAQNLYQQQGDPAGQQQTAEQPQAENQQQSQKKDDKEVQDASYEVVDDDKK from the coding sequence ATGGGAAAGATTATAGGAATTGATTTAGGGACAACTAATTCTTGCGTTGCTGTTATGGAAGGTAATGAACCTGTTGTTATACCTAATTCCGAAGGTGGAAGAACCACTCCTTCTGTTGTTGCATTCACTAAGACCGGTGAACGTCTGGTTGGTCAACCCGCTAAAAGGCAGGCTGTTACCAATCCGCGTAATACGATTTTTTCTATCAAAAGATTCATGGGAAGAAGACTTGATGAAGTTGATACTGAAACAAAAGAAGTCCCTTATGAAGTGGTTGGCGGCGACAACGGATCCGCACGAGTTAAAATAACTGACCGTCTCTATTCTCCGCCGGAAATTTCCTCAATGGTTCTGCAGAAAATGAAAAAGACTGCTGAAGATTATCTCGGTCAGGAGATAACCGAAGCGGTTATTACTGTACCGGCCTATTTTAACGATGCTCAAAGGCAGGCGACAAAGGATGCCGGAGAAATTGCCGGATTGAAAGTAAAAAGGATTATTAACGAGCCAACAGCTGCAGCATTGGCTTACGGCCTGGATAAAAAACATAAGGATCAGATTGTTGCTGTCTATGATCTTGGCGGTGGAACATTCGATATCTCAATTTTACAGATTGGTGAAGGCGTCTTTGAAGTAAAGTCAACTAACGGTGATACACACCTTGGCGGCGATGATTTCGACCAGAGACTTATCGACTTTCTTGCCGACGAGTTTAAAAAACAGGAAGGCATTGATTTACGCAAAGACCCGATGGCACTTCAGAGATTGAAAGAAGCTGCTGAAAAAGCTAAGATCGAACTTTCGTCTTCCGTGCAGACAGATGTTAATCTGCCGTTTATTACAGCTACTCAGGACGGCCCGAAGCATCTTAATATTACATTAACGCGTTCAAAGTTTGAACAGCTTGTAGACGATCTTTTCCAGAGGACCGTCGGACCTTGCGAAAAAGCTATTAAAGATGCCGGCTTGTCTGCTTCTCAAATTGATGAAGTAATACTTGTAGGCGGTTCAACCAGAATCCCAAAGGTTCAGGAAATTGTAAAAAAGATCTTCGGTAAAGAGCCTCACAAAGGCGTTAATCCGGATGAGGTAGTTGCAGTAGGCGCTGCTATTCAGGGCGGTGTTCTTGCCGGCGACGTTAAAGATGTATTGCTTCTTGATGTAACTCCACTTTCGCTCGGTATAGAAACACTGGGAGGAGTAATGACAGTGCTGATTCAGTCCAACACTACAATTCCAACCAGGAAGAGCGAAGTCTTTTCCACAGCTTCAGATAATCAGCCTTCAGTGGAAATTCATATTCTTCAGGGTGAAAGACCGATGGCCGCAGATAACCGTACTCTCGGAAGATTTCACCTGGATGGACTTCCGCCAGCACCTCGCGGCATACCTCAGATCGAAGTATCATTCGATATCGATGCTAATGGAATTCTGAATGTGTTTGCGAAAGATAAAGCAACCAATAAAGAACAGAGTATTAGGATTACGTCTTCCAGCGGATTATCTAAAGATGAAGTGGAGAAAATGAAACAACAGGCAAAAGAACATGCTGCTGAAGACAAGAAAAAGAAAGAAGGCGTTGAAATAAGAAATAATGCAGATAATCTGGTTTTTCAAACTAAAAAACAGATTCAGGAACTTGGCGATAAAGTCCCGGCTGATGTCAAGAGCAGACTTGAAAACGAAATAACAAAAGTTGAAGATGCGCTGAAGACCAATGATTCCGATGCAATTAAATCGGCTACCGAAGGCTTAACAAAAGTCTGGAATGAAGTTGCACAGAATTTATACCAGCAGCAGGGCGATCCTGCAGGTCAGCAGCAAACTGCCGAGCAGCCGCAGGCTGAGAACCAGCAGCAATCTCAAAAGAAAGACGATAAAGAAGTGCAGGACGCTTCTTACGAAGTAGTAGACGATGACAAAAAGTAA
- a CDS encoding Hsp20/alpha crystallin family protein encodes MVQNKEAVEVRPSRSWDEALERESWIAPSIDIFETADDYFLTAYLPGVTKENVKIKLEDGNLVIMGRIDFETMVNRKYILKEMEIGNFYRRFKISESIDESKVDAKLENGILNVKLPKHERIKPKTIEIK; translated from the coding sequence ATGGTACAAAATAAAGAAGCAGTTGAAGTAAGACCCTCAAGAAGCTGGGATGAAGCTCTTGAAAGAGAATCGTGGATTGCCCCTTCGATCGATATATTCGAAACAGCAGACGATTATTTCTTAACGGCTTATCTTCCCGGCGTAACAAAAGAGAATGTTAAAATTAAACTTGAAGACGGTAATCTGGTTATTATGGGTCGTATTGATTTTGAAACTATGGTTAACCGCAAATACATTCTTAAAGAGATGGAAATCGGCAATTTCTATCGCAGGTTCAAAATCTCTGAGAGCATTGATGAATCTAAGGTAGACGCGAAGCTGGAAAACGGAATACTGAATGTAAAACTTCCGAAACATGAGCGGATTAAACCGAAGACTATCGAAATAAAGTAA